Proteins found in one Acipenser ruthenus chromosome 18, fAciRut3.2 maternal haplotype, whole genome shotgun sequence genomic segment:
- the LOC117417084 gene encoding serine/threonine-protein kinase VRK1-like, with product MPPKSKPPGKARAPAKRKLAEEFPRGEVLTDTAKKQWILGEPIGQGGFGLLYLANENSSGTVGKDAPYVIKVEPSDNGPLFSELKFYMRAAKPDLIEKWRKSQKVKYLGVPKYWGSGLHEKGGSRYRFMVMDRFGTDLQKVFEENGKRFSRKTVLQLGLRLLDILEYIHEHEYVHADIKASNLLLSYKNPNLVYLVDYGLAYRYSPEGVLKEYKEDPKRCHDGTIEFTSIDAHKGVSPSRRSDLEILGYCMIQWLCGSLPWEDNLKDPNYVRDLKIKSRHNISDFISKCFSTNDTPHEMIEYMEEVKSLEYNDKPSYQKLRTILQLGLKSIGSKDDDKLDFFISVNELASKSTKKKTKKLTEVSEESGGDQEVIPTKQRQGRGRGQGVPSKTEANGLKEKSPAPKNILVETGTQTSPAIGRGRGRPKLTK from the exons atGCCACCAAAAAGCAAGCCCCCTGGTAAAGCAAGAGCTCCTGCAAAGAGAAAGTTAGCAGAAGAGTTTCCACGAGGTGAAGTTCTGACAGATACAGCCAAGAAGCAGTGGATTTTGGGAGAACCAATTGGACAGGGAGGATTTGGACTTCTTTACTTGG CAAATGAAAATTCCTCTGGGACAGTTGGGAAAGATGCCCCATATGTCATTAAAGTG GAGCCAAGTGACAATGGACCACTTTTCTCTGAACTGAAATTCTACAtgagagcagctaaacctgatctAA TTGAAAAGTGGAGGAAATCTCAAAAAGTGAAGTACCTAGGGGTTCCTAAATATTGGGGATCAGGGCTGCATGAGAAAGGCGGAAGCAG gTACAGGTTCATGGTTATGGACAGATTCGGTACAGATCTACAAAAGGTCTTTGAAGAAAATGGAAAACGATTTAGTCGAAAAACTGTCCTACAGCTAGGACTGAGATTA CTTGACATCCTAGAATATATACATGAACATGAGTATGTGCACGCGGACATCAAAGCCTCTAACCTTCTTCTTAGTTACAAGAACCCCAATCTG GTTTACTTGGTAGATTATGGACTGGCCTATAGGTATAGCCCGGAGGGGGTCCTTAAAGAGTATAAGGAAGATCCAAAGAGATGCCATGATGGAACCATTGAGTTTACTAGTATTGATGCACACAAAGGAGTAT ctccatCAAGAAGAAGTGACCTGGAAATCTTGGGCTACTGTATGATACAGTGGTTGTGTGGGAGCTTACCTTGGGAAGATAACCTGAAAGACCCCAACTATGTCAGAGACTTAAAAATCAA GTCCAGACACAACATATCGGATTTTATATCTAAATGCTTCTCCACAAATGACACACCAC ATGAAATGATCGAGTATATGGAGGAAGTTAAGTCCTTGGAATATAATGACAAGCCTTCATATCAGAAACTGCGCACTATCCTCCAGCTAGGACTCAAGTCTATTGGCTCCAAGGATGACGACAAACTAGACTTCTTTATATCAGTTAATGAACTGGCATCCAAATCaaccaag AAAAAGACCAAAAAGCTTACAGAAGTGTCTGAAGAATCTGGTGGAGATCAGGAGGTCATTCCCACAAAGCAAAGACAAGGACGGGGACGAGGACAAGGTGTTCCATCAAAAACAG AGGCAAATGGTTTGAAGGAAAAGTCACCTGCCCCCAAAAATATTCTGGTAGAAACCGGCACTCAGACTTCTCCTGCAATTGGAAGGGGAAGAGGCAGGCCTAAACTGACGAAATGA